The Bacteroidales bacterium genome includes a region encoding these proteins:
- a CDS encoding GNAT family N-acetyltransferase, translating to MKELREYLKSSDKNTESYRNKFGTRYSAQVIDNKTSLTIINQCEKSLFKNQLSKDDYFSFLNATRKSSFLRGLGSFENRNKWAELVFKIIQKTEFSLLDLIKQRVDEHPDKVLFNDRSTSRPVEWTYKQVFHKLKEIASFLYFLKPENPRVALFLSNSIEGAISDLACLSYDIFNTPLNIHFNSEILNFIFTELDIDIVITDTKERSKIVSEAAEKAKKNIKIIVTQENAYNNRNTAFFLNKDSKRISSSKSTEILNKRKRKKINQVATTMFTSGSTGMPKGVSFSIYNIVSKRFARAAALPQVGENEKFICYLPLFHTFGRYLELTGSIFWGGTYIFTGNTSSATLLSLFPEENPTGFISVPIRWVQMYEKCISATAGTEDEKEKKKIIRKITGQNLHWGLSAAGYLDPKIFRFFHRNGITLNSGFGMTEATGGVSMTPSDDYKENSTGIPLPGIETRLKKNGELEIKGHYLAKYLKDAGPEDIIPYPNEEDHWLSTGDIFKIDKNGYHEIIDRVKDIYKNNKGQTISPGMIEKKFAGVPGIKRTFLIGDGKPYNVLLIVPDNEDPLINSTNKKENIDEYFHQIVTTANKDIAPYERVINFSIIERDFSKDKDELTPKGSFKRKVIEKNFTKLIEHLYKKNYISFKLKNIDIIVPRWFYRDLGTLETDISLNKKGLYNKVTKKSLRISITGKKNIYTIGDLNYKISDNKIDLGRIVRQPKLWAGNPELISFSPCKESFDLTLQNFSSQICVPSIEARTYNSKDFIQAKNINDPDLLFLNGLLCEALHTEPQKALRSLEQIEQLFPQYEKNKADIIRRRLEALACHNNEELRIAAYRILLTKDPEPDYSELLPAFINSGKTFLSEQSIKLLAKSSFTFQHLGAFRQRMHHYRTNIDRPSNKQTRKQFDTVFKLLLNFGINHPRYYKSIRAEFASWILLKQDSYLSKKATEYFYKLFEGFSSYINKNSKYYSEESWDSLLVFDDGISEAAQKELKTKLASAHTLKQAVILIYDDFDFDLKKINKNSVWVSRVKSYRSTKHYRMSINTVTGKHYDLHISIDSKLKTAGGLETLYRMITLDGNPTDRSVVSSFGCSNPQDSILISGYLSMLTAWDKIRTIAEVQASGHIQQANAWRKIFIRSISAFLKAWCYSNREILPGFVSPGNVALPENDFSDNAVVISLSGWKKISKTLPLFSAILQNFYNKTIAHYPIAKNFLKIRWIFHACVEAFGKTQALEVLHILNNEIKNKDKLSLNEKELLTALLNYFKDFEGKIYFPLPMFNAVDRYAGWLNKNTLAGTPAKQQTISELFDLYGLSKYPEIVKYRFYRETFFIHSKENVTNAYDILLNKMSENINILPIQLIELSELQSVLNNESEKNVFGKLVFPDLKTKQKVDILTVGDSKEEHVIVRSVLTDKKGNEYIMREPLEAYEVGELYELFFRENYPKEISKPDKHYIVTDSNENVIGGLCYKELDENVVLIDGMAVISPLHGKGLGSAMMEDFFIRMKAQGVKTIKAHFLFGNYYLKHNFVINKKWGALVREL from the coding sequence ATGAAAGAACTAAGAGAATATCTTAAATCTTCTGATAAAAATACTGAATCATACCGAAACAAGTTCGGCACAAGATATTCAGCACAAGTTATTGACAACAAAACAAGTCTTACAATTATTAATCAATGTGAAAAGAGCTTATTTAAAAATCAATTAAGCAAAGATGATTATTTCAGCTTTCTGAACGCTACTCGAAAATCTTCATTTCTAAGAGGTTTAGGTTCCTTTGAAAACAGAAACAAATGGGCAGAATTAGTTTTTAAAATTATTCAAAAAACAGAATTCAGTTTATTGGATTTAATAAAGCAAAGAGTTGATGAACATCCTGATAAAGTATTATTTAATGACAGATCAACAAGCCGACCTGTTGAATGGACATACAAACAAGTTTTTCATAAATTAAAAGAAATTGCTTCATTCTTATATTTTTTAAAACCTGAAAATCCGAGAGTTGCCCTTTTTTTAAGTAACAGTATTGAAGGTGCGATTTCTGATTTAGCTTGTTTATCTTATGATATTTTTAATACACCTTTAAATATACATTTTAATTCGGAAATATTAAATTTTATTTTTACTGAACTTGATATTGATATTGTAATAACAGATACCAAAGAAAGATCAAAAATTGTTTCGGAAGCAGCAGAAAAAGCAAAAAAGAATATTAAAATAATTGTTACTCAAGAAAACGCATACAATAACAGAAATACAGCTTTTTTTTTAAATAAAGACAGTAAAAGAATATCATCATCAAAATCGACTGAAATTCTTAATAAAAGAAAACGAAAAAAAATAAATCAAGTTGCAACAACCATGTTTACTTCCGGAAGTACAGGCATGCCCAAAGGTGTATCTTTTTCAATATATAATATTGTAAGCAAACGTTTTGCAAGAGCTGCTGCACTTCCTCAAGTTGGTGAAAATGAGAAGTTTATTTGTTACTTGCCCTTATTTCACACATTCGGAAGATATTTGGAACTTACAGGAAGTATCTTCTGGGGAGGAACATATATTTTTACCGGTAATACGTCTTCAGCAACATTATTATCATTATTTCCCGAAGAAAATCCTACCGGTTTTATAAGTGTTCCGATAAGATGGGTTCAAATGTATGAAAAGTGTATATCGGCAACTGCCGGTACTGAAGATGAAAAAGAAAAGAAAAAGATCATCCGGAAAATAACCGGACAGAACTTACACTGGGGTTTATCTGCAGCCGGATATTTGGACCCGAAAATATTTCGTTTTTTCCACAGAAACGGAATTACATTAAACAGCGGTTTCGGCATGACCGAGGCAACCGGAGGTGTAAGCATGACACCGTCTGACGATTATAAAGAAAACTCAACCGGTATTCCTTTGCCGGGTATAGAAACTCGATTAAAAAAGAACGGGGAACTTGAAATTAAAGGACATTATTTGGCAAAATACCTTAAAGATGCAGGCCCGGAAGATATTATCCCCTACCCTAATGAAGAAGATCATTGGTTATCGACCGGTGACATCTTTAAAATTGATAAAAACGGTTATCATGAAATTATTGATCGCGTAAAAGATATTTACAAAAATAACAAAGGACAAACAATTTCTCCGGGTATGATTGAAAAAAAGTTTGCCGGTGTACCGGGTATTAAACGTACATTTTTAATAGGTGACGGAAAGCCTTACAATGTTCTTTTGATAGTACCTGATAATGAAGATCCCTTAATAAACTCAACAAATAAAAAGGAAAATATTGATGAATATTTTCACCAGATCGTTACAACTGCAAACAAAGATATTGCACCTTATGAACGTGTAATCAATTTCAGTATTATTGAAAGAGACTTTTCAAAAGACAAAGATGAACTTACACCCAAAGGCTCTTTCAAACGAAAAGTTATTGAAAAAAACTTCACGAAACTGATTGAACATCTTTATAAAAAGAATTATATCAGTTTTAAATTAAAAAATATTGATATAATTGTTCCAAGGTGGTTTTACAGAGATTTAGGGACTTTAGAAACCGATATTTCTTTAAACAAAAAAGGATTATATAACAAGGTTACCAAAAAAAGTTTAAGAATAAGTATTACCGGTAAAAAAAATATTTATACGATTGGTGATTTAAATTATAAAATATCCGATAATAAAATTGATTTAGGACGAATTGTGAGACAACCGAAATTATGGGCGGGAAATCCGGAACTTATCAGTTTCTCTCCGTGTAAAGAAAGTTTTGATTTGACTTTACAAAACTTTTCATCGCAAATATGTGTTCCCTCAATAGAAGCAAGAACATATAATTCAAAAGATTTTATACAAGCAAAAAACATTAATGATCCTGATCTTCTTTTTCTTAACGGCTTGCTTTGTGAGGCACTTCATACAGAGCCGCAAAAAGCTTTGAGAAGTTTAGAGCAAATAGAACAACTATTTCCTCAATACGAAAAAAATAAAGCTGATATAATAAGAAGGAGATTAGAAGCATTGGCATGCCATAATAATGAAGAGTTAAGGATAGCCGCGTACAGAATCCTTTTAACAAAAGACCCCGAACCGGATTATTCGGAATTACTTCCAGCTTTTATAAATTCCGGTAAAACTTTTTTGAGTGAACAATCAATAAAGTTATTAGCAAAATCATCTTTTACTTTTCAACATCTCGGAGCATTCAGACAGAGAATGCATCACTACCGTACCAATATTGACCGTCCGTCAAATAAGCAAACACGTAAGCAGTTTGATACAGTGTTTAAACTTCTTTTGAACTTCGGAATAAATCATCCGAGATATTATAAATCCATTAGAGCAGAATTTGCTTCATGGATTTTACTTAAACAAGATTCTTATCTTTCAAAAAAAGCAACTGAATATTTCTATAAATTATTTGAAGGGTTTTCATCTTATATTAATAAAAACTCGAAATACTACAGCGAAGAATCTTGGGATTCTCTCCTTGTATTTGATGACGGTATTTCTGAAGCCGCACAAAAAGAATTGAAGACAAAACTTGCTTCAGCCCATACTTTAAAGCAAGCAGTGATTTTGATCTATGATGATTTTGATTTTGATTTGAAAAAAATCAATAAAAATTCTGTTTGGGTATCTCGTGTAAAAAGTTACAGAAGTACAAAGCATTATCGTATGAGCATAAATACTGTTACAGGCAAACACTACGACTTACATATTTCAATTGACAGCAAGTTGAAAACTGCAGGAGGTTTGGAAACTTTATACAGAATGATAACATTGGACGGTAATCCGACAGACAGATCAGTTGTTAGTTCTTTCGGATGCAGTAATCCGCAAGACAGTATCTTAATATCGGGATATTTAAGCATGCTTACTGCATGGGATAAAATCAGAACAATAGCAGAAGTACAAGCTTCAGGACATATTCAACAAGCAAATGCTTGGAGAAAGATATTTATTCGTTCAATCAGTGCATTTCTTAAAGCTTGGTGCTACAGTAACAGAGAAATTCTTCCGGGTTTTGTTTCACCCGGCAATGTTGCTCTTCCCGAAAACGACTTCTCTGATAATGCAGTTGTTATCTCACTTTCGGGTTGGAAAAAAATATCAAAAACGCTGCCTTTATTCTCAGCAATACTCCAAAATTTTTATAATAAAACAATTGCACATTATCCTATTGCAAAAAATTTCTTGAAAATAAGATGGATTTTTCATGCATGTGTTGAAGCATTCGGAAAGACACAAGCCCTTGAGGTATTACATATCTTAAATAATGAGATTAAGAATAAAGATAAATTAAGCTTAAATGAAAAAGAACTATTAACAGCATTATTAAATTATTTCAAAGATTTTGAAGGAAAAATATATTTTCCTTTACCTATGTTCAATGCTGTTGACAGATATGCCGGTTGGTTAAATAAAAATACTTTGGCAGGTACACCGGCAAAGCAACAAACCATTTCGGAACTTTTTGATTTATACGGATTAAGTAAATATCCCGAAATTGTGAAGTATCGTTTTTACAGAGAAACTTTTTTCATACATTCAAAAGAAAATGTTACAAATGCATATGATATTTTACTGAATAAAATGTCAGAGAATATCAATATTTTACCTATCCAATTAATTGAATTGTCCGAATTACAATCTGTACTAAATAATGAATCTGAAAAAAATGTTTTCGGCAAGTTGGTATTCCCCGATCTTAAAACAAAACAAAAAGTTGATATCTTAACAGTTGGAGACAGTAAGGAAGAACACGTTATTGTAAGGTCTGTACTTACAGATAAAAAGGGCAATGAATATATTATGCGAGAACCGTTGGAAGCTTATGAAGTTGGTGAATTATATGAATTATTTTTCAGAGAAAATTATCCTAAGGAAATATCAAAACCGGATAAACATTATATTGTTACCGATTCAAATGAAAATGTAATTGGCGGATTATGCTATAAAGAGTTAGATGAAAATGTTGTATTAATAGACGGTATGGCAGTAATATCTCCTTTGCACGGAAAAGGACTGGGTTCTGCCATGATGGAAGACTTTTTTATAAGAATGAAAGCACAGGGTGTTAAAACAATTAAAGCACATTTCTTATTCGGTAATTATTATTTGAAACATAATTTTGTTATTAATAAAAAGTGGGGAGCTTTGGTTAGGGAGTTGTAA